In one window of Pieris brassicae chromosome 10, ilPieBrab1.1, whole genome shotgun sequence DNA:
- the LOC123715716 gene encoding solute carrier family 22 member 5-like, with protein MSEDKVQLDDVLGTLGAFGRHQVITLCLLSLVYATNSMYNVNYVFAIEDVNYRCKVPECDIDDNFSTPWLSELDIKQCYHHPPLQGCTGLNTSIKETCTEWLYDVPNSFIAEFGLACEDWKPPLVGTVHSFGAMVGLLLQGQISDRFGRKTAAVFAGTMGAVFGITKSFSTSFWLYIVLEGLEAAIGDALSPMFMLSIEIVEKKQAVLFQMILLNCYTGGLILMPFIAWAVPYWRHFLRVIYAPTLIILTYSFFLDESIRWLFSKGQKDKAIILIEKIAKRNNRRMDKVLLNKLEYTHESDQTQSDRKLLMKTFNSRIMMQRFLVCMVWWLTITLINYGMMISSVLIEGNKYINFALLMLMDIPANVFYWLALSKYKRKIPLIASFIIGGLFCVSQPFLPKGYAWLGLLLLMAFETLATFSYNIVYMYTSELFPTYTRNSMHAICSSIGRLGSLLAPQTPLLMTYWTGLPAFIFGASSLLSGALTLLMPETANTQLPDTVQEAEAIGSSKERAQDEELKGLT; from the exons atgagtgAAGACAAAGTACAATTGGACGATGTTCTGGGCACTCTTGGGGCATTTGGTCGGCACCAGGTCATCACACTGTGCTTACTGTCATTGGTATACGCTACAAACTCTATGTACAATGTGAATTATGTATTCGCTATTGAGGATGTCAATTATAG ATGTAAAGTTCCAGAATGCGATATAGACGACAATTTCAGCACGCCATGGTTGTCAGAGCTGGATATCAAACAATGCTATCATCATCCACCCTTACAGGGATGCACTGGTCTGAATACAAGCATCAAAGAAACGTGTACTGAGTGGCTTTATGATGTACCGAATAGCTTTATAGCTGAg tttggaTTGGCCTGCGAGGACTGGAAACCGCCGCTTGTTGGCACAGTACACAGTTTTGGGGCCATGGTCGGATTGTTACTACAAGGACAGATCTCAGATAG atTTGGGCGTAAGACTGCAGCCGTATTTGCTGGGACTATGGGCGCTGTTTTTGGGATTACCAAGAGTTTCTCTACGTCCTTTTGGCTTTACATTGTCCTTGAAGGTTTGGAGGCTGCTATTGGAGATGCTCTATCGCCAATGTTTATGTTAA GTATAGAAATAGTAGAGAAAAAACAAGCGGTACTCTTCCAAATGATACTACTCAATTGTTACACTGGGGGATTAATTCTTATGCCATTTATAGCATGGGCTGTACCCTACTGGAGACATTTCCTACGGGTCATATATGCCCCGACTCTTATAATACTCACCTACTCCTTTTTCCTCGACGAGAGCATTCGCTGGCTCTTCAGCAAAGGTCAGAAAGACAAggctattatattaatagagaAAATTGCAAAGCGAAATAATAGACGCATGGATAAGgtgttactaaataaattagaatacACTCACGAAAGCGATCAAACCCAAAGTGACAGGaaacttttaatgaaaacgtttaactCCCGAATAATGATGCAGAGGTTTTTGGTGTGTATGGTATGGTGGTTGACGATCACACTTATCAATTACGGAATGATGATAAGCTCGGTTCTTATCGAGggaaataagtatataaactTTGCTCTCTTGATGCTTATGGATATTCCGGCGAATGTCTTTTATTGGCTTGCACTTTCGAAATACAAAAGGAAAATACCCTTGATAGCATCGTTTATAATTGGTGGACTATTTTGTGTCTCTCAACCGTTCCTACCAAAAG GATATGCCTGGCTTGGTCTGCTATTGCTGATGGCTTTTGAGACTCTGGCCACGTTCTCATACAACATCGTGTACATGTACACTTCAGAGCTGTTTCCCACATATACTCGGAATTCAATGCATGCTATATGCTCTTCTATTGGCCGCCTGGGCTCATTACTGGCACCACAAACTCCTTTGCTT ATGACATATTGGACAGGTCTCCCAGCGTTCATATTTGGTGCATCTTCTCTGCTATCTGGAGCTCTGACTCTTTTGATGCCTGAAACTGCAAATACGCAGCTCCCAGATACGGTACAAGAAGCAGAGGCGATAGGATCTTCTAAGGAACGAGCGCAGGACGAAGAACTTAAAGGACTTACTTAG